A portion of the bacterium genome contains these proteins:
- a CDS encoding type I 3-dehydroquinate dehydratase, which translates to MITKNRLALVLVGEENKTSIKNALKYVGWVELRVDEFLKKGLTPSFSLPVKDVKVIGTARWKKESQNEGLNITEKERFEIYKNILDFIDYVDVELKSSISEKVVDYVKNKGKKSVLSYHNFVKTPSLKNLDKVYSSAIKLKPDIIKIATMVNSKDEFFSLLSFTHKYSKKFPIIVTPMGVSFVERFTPIYLGSLFTYISLNKTTAPGQVSLDYVKRVFSL; encoded by the coding sequence ATGATAACAAAAAATAGACTTGCTCTTGTTCTTGTTGGAGAAGAGAATAAAACTTCAATCAAAAACGCTTTAAAATATGTTGGTTGGGTGGAATTGAGGGTAGATGAGTTTTTGAAGAAGGGACTAACTCCTTCCTTTTCTCTGCCTGTTAAAGACGTTAAAGTTATAGGCACGGCAAGGTGGAAGAAAGAGAGTCAAAACGAAGGGCTAAATATCACAGAAAAAGAAAGGTTTGAGATATATAAAAACATTTTGGACTTTATTGATTATGTTGATGTAGAACTTAAAAGTTCAATATCTGAAAAGGTTGTTGATTATGTTAAAAACAAGGGTAAGAAGAGTGTTTTGTCTTACCACAATTTTGTAAAGACGCCTTCTTTGAAAAATCTTGATAAGGTATATAGTAGTGCAATAAAATTAAAACCAGATATTATAAAAATAGCCACAATGGTTAACTCAAAAGATGAGTTTTTCTCACTTCTCTCCTTCACTCATAAATATTCCAAAAAATTTCCTATCATTGTCACACCAATGGGCGTTTCGTTTGTAGAACGTTTTACTCCAATATATTTAGGGTCGCTTTTTACTTATATTTCGCTTAATAAAACGACAGCGCCGGGGCAGGTTTCTCTCGATTATGTAAAGAGAGTATTTAGTTTGTAA